The DNA window tctcactgtcaactgcgtttattttcagcaaacttaacatgtgtaaatatttgtataaacataacaagattcaacaactgagacataaactgaacaagttccacagacatgtgactaacagaaacggaataatgtgtccatgaacaaaggggggggggggtcaaaatcaaaagtaacagtcagtatccggTGTGGACACCAgctacattaagtactgcagtgcctctcctcctcatggactacaccagatttgccagttcttgctgtgagatgttatcccactcttccaccaaggcacctgcaagttcccggacatttctggggggaacggccctagccctcaccctccgacccaacagatcccagacgtgctcaatgggattaagatccgggctcttcgctggccatgacagaacactgacattcctgtcttgcaggaaatcacgcacagagcgagcagtatggctggtggcattgtcatgctggagggtcatgtcaggatgcgcctgcaggaagggtaccacatgagggaggaggatgtcttccctgtaacgcacagcgttgagattgcctgcaatgacaacaagctcagtccgatgatgttgtgacacactgccccagaccatgacgtaccctccacctccaaattgatcccactccagattacaggcctcggtataacgctcattccttcaacgataaacgcgaatccgaccatcacccctggtgagacaaaaccgtgactcgtcagtgaagagcactttttgccagtcctgtctggtccagcaacggtgggtttgtgcccataggcgacgttgttgccggtgatatctgccttacaacaggcctacaagccctcagtccagcctctctcagcctattgcggccagtcggagcactgatggagggattgtgcgttcctggtgtaactcgggcagttgttgttgccatcctgtacctgtcctgcaggtgtgagtttcagatgtaccgatcctgtgcaggtgttgttacactgggtctgccactgcgaggatgatcagctgtccgtcctgtctccctgtagcctgtcttaggcatctcacagtacggacattgcaatttattgccctggccacatctccagtcctcatgcctccttgcagcatgcctaaggcacgttcacgcagatgagcagtgaccctgggcatctttcttttggtgtttttcagagtcagtagaaaggcctctttagtgtcctaatttttcataactgtgaccttaattgcctaccgtctgtaagctgttagtgtcttaacgaccgttccacaggtgcatgttcattaattgtttatggttcattgaacaagcataggaAAAAGTGTTTacattgaagatctgtgaagttatttgtatttttacaaattatctttgaaagacggggtcctgaaaaagggacatttctttttttgctgagtttagatcaTGCCTCTCCATAAACAGCAGGAAGCAGGTTGTACAGGCAACCTTCCTGCCAGTTCTTGATTATGGTGACACCATTCATCAGAATGCAGCAGCCGCTACTCTAAAACCCTTGGGTGCAGTGTACCATAGCGCGCTTCGCTTTAATCACAGTTGACAGGTTTAATCATCACCACAGCGTCCTGTATCAGAAGGTCAGCTGGACCTCTCTAAATTCCCCTAGATCACTTCATTTTCCCCCTTTTTGTTTACATAAGCTCTGCTGCACAAGCTTCTAACATATCTCACTTCTCTGTTAATGTATAAAAATAAGAGTCCCCAAGCCCGCTTGCAGGGTTAGTTAACACTTGAAGTCCCCCGTGTCTCTACCAACCTAGGTAAATCAGCATTTAGTCTTAACACCCCCTATGTTTGGAATAATTTACAATCCTCGTTACGTCTTGAATCCCTGGTGACAGTAGGGCACTTTAGAACGCTGATGAGGAATGAATTCACTGAAGTTTGCTAGTTTTTTTGGTTGATTGTAATCATTTTTGTGTTGTGAAACATATTGTATCTTCTGTATCTTGtagttcttttttgttgttgctgttttatTGTATCATCATGTTGATTTGTGAATTGTTTGTTCACAGGGCACTATTGAGAATGAGACCCTTGTCTCAATTGGGCTCCCCTGAATAAATATAAGTAAAAATAAATAGTATATTATTATTAGAGTGTCATGTAATAGCCTATGCAGTATTTATACTtggttatattgtatttattacgTGATCTTTTTCCCTGTCTCTCCAATTCAACGGATCCCTCTCACGCTACCTCTCTCCTTTTCtacccattctccctctccccccttccaCTCTCTCCCCCTGTAGGGGTCTGACTCGAAGCGGGAAGGGGAAGGGGGTGGAGTAGGTGCAGCAGATGACTCTTCTGAcctggagaagaagaggagagaggctgaggcTCTGCTGCAGAGCATGGGGATCACCCCTGATATACCCaacagtaaagacacacacacactcacgtacaCACTCTTCTGTTTTTTAACAAGCATTTTTGCATGAAGCCTCAGCGTGCCACTTATCCCCTACtttttcttctcttttcttctctcccgTCATTTACTACTAACCAACTGACATTCTTAttcacacactcattcactcccTCATTCTttgaccccacacacactcacacagcccaGCTTCTGAGGGTAATAACAGAGGATACGTGTCTGTTTCACAATCTAGTCACTACCCTTATGTCTCCCTCAGCCAAGTCAGTGGGCAGCGAGTCTGGAAGCCAGGACTCTGGAGATGGAAACTCTAGGTCTGTATgcgtgtttgtgtatttgtgattAAGTACTTGTATGCTCAGTGTATGTTACTAATTAACCTGCCAGCtttctctcttcctgctctctctctctctccttctctctccctgctctctctctctccctgctcgctctctctctccctgctcgctctctctctccctgctcgctctctctctccctgctcgctctctctctctccctgcctgcctgctctctctccctgcctgctctctctctctctctctcttcctgctctctctctctctctctctcttcctgctctctctctctccctgctctctctctctctcttcctgctctctctctctcttcctgctctctctctctcttcctgctctctctctctcttcctgctctctctctctctcttcctgctctctctctctctcttcctgctctctctctctctctcttcctgctctctctctctctgctgccccctggtggtgTGATGTGGCTGTATCAGGACGTTACCCTGGGATCCTGACCCCTCTACTCTGCAGCTGCACTCTGACTCTGAACTACTGGGGTTCACCTCTTTCTTATTCTATAAGACACATTCCCCTACTTGGGCAGTGGTTTTGCTCCTCTCTTCTGTTCCTCTTGGTCATTTCTTTGGTGGGCCTGAATGGCCCTTGTTAGCATCATACACATTGCTGTCTGCTAGCACATGTACAGTGTTTGTCTTTGTAATGGTGTGTTTGGATGTGGAGTGTGAGAGTGTTTGTATAATGGTGTGGCTGTGTTTTTAAGTATTGGTAtgtgtctctctgactctgtgtgtgtgtctcctgtccAGGCGAGGTTTTAGGCTTGGCATGGCAAAGGTGACCCAGGTGGATTTCCCTCCAAAACAGATGGTGTCCTACTCCAAGGAGACACAGACCCCCGccgatacacaaacacacacccaggaTAAACCAGGTAAACTTTGTGTTTTATGGGTTAGCTGCAAATCTACAAACTTTGAATGTTTTAATGTACGTTGTGTTGTTGTGAGCATGATtttgtgcttttgtgtgtgtgcgtgtgtagcagaggaggaggaagaagaggaggaggagatggtcgATCCCAAGCCAGCAGAGGACTCCAAGGAGGAGAAAGCTGATGAGGAGGAGAAGCAGGAAGAAGGTGAGATTGACTTTACCCTCCTGCCTCTGTAAGTTGACTAGCCATGGCCTACACCACTTCCAAtattcatgagtgtgtgtgtgtgtgtgtgtgtagtccctCCCAAGGAGCTGACTGAAGAGGAGAAGATGCACCTGCTCAACTCTGAGGAGTTCATGACCTTCTTCGATCGAGGGAGCAGGATTGTAGAGCGGGCTCTCTCTGAGCGAGTGGACGTCTGCTTCGACTACAGTGGCCGAGACCTGGAGGACAAGGaggggtgagacacacacacctgaacacacaacTATAGAGAGTGTATgttcttatttctctctctcgctctctctttctttcaatctttctttctccctttccaGTGAGATGCAGGCGGGGGCTAAGATGTCTCTGAGTAGGGTGTTCTCTGACGAGCGCTGGTCCAAGAACAGAGTGGTCACCTGTCTGGACTGGTCTCCTCAGGTAGGAGAGTGTGTGATGATTCGGATTAGGGCCCATCTTTTAAAGAGTTACATAATCTCTTGTGTTGGACTCTGTTAGAGTCATGCAAATCTGTGCATTTGACTCCTGATACACTTCTGTTTTACCCCTGTTGACTGCTGTTTGACTGCTGTTTGATTCAGTACCCTGAGCTGCTGGTGGCCTCCTACAACAACAATGAAGATGCTCCACATGAGCCGGACGGAGTGGCTCTGGTTTGGAATATGAAGTATAAGAAGACCACACCTGAATACACCTTCCActgccaggtacacacacacacacacacacacacacacacacacacatcccacttCTCTGTGAATATAATTCTCTTCTCTGTGTCTCTTCCCCAGTCTCCGGTGATGTCAGCGGCGTTCGCCAGGTTCCATCCTAACCTGATTGTGGGTGGGACTTACTCAGGCCAGATCGTCCTGTGGGACAACAGGAGCAACAAAAGAACATCTGTACAGAGAACTCCCCTGTCTGCATCCGCTCACACGGTAACTCATATACACTACAAAGGAAcgttgctgacgggtgtataaagTCAAGCACACCgccgtgcaatctccatagacaaacattggcagtagaataaccttactgaagaactcagtgactttcaacatggcaccttcataggatgccacctttccaacaagtcagttcgtcaaatttcttccctgctagagctaccccggtcaactgtaagcgctgttattgtgaaatgggaacgtctaggagcaacaacggctcagctgcaaagtagtaagccacacaagctcacagaatgggaccagtCAGTGCTAAAGGacatagcgtgtaaaaatcgtctgtcctcggttgcaactagggctgttgcggtgaccgtattactgctacaccagcggtcacgagtcatgaaggcagtcaaactCCACATGAcaatttagtcacggtaattaggcttctccaagctctgatatTGCTGACGGTCATTagcagcctaccaaacttgctaactgcctggtactcagcactctattgtccctctaatcactctgacatcaatgcaaatgtattcgaaaatcaaatcaaacacttcatgagaaccCATGAGATCATGTTGCACACATTTCTGTAGGCTAAAAAAGagagagtgatggcctctattaaagaGGAGGATTCTATCAGTTTTCTATAGGCAAGGcctattatacactgctcaaaaaaataaagggaacacttaaacaacacaatgtaactccaagtcaatcacacttctgtgaaatcaaactgtccactcaggaagcaacactgattgacaatacatttcacatgctgttgtgcaaatggaatagacaacaggtggaaattataggcaattagcaagacacccccaataaaggagtggttctgcaggtggtgaccacagaccacttctcagtttctatgcttcctgggtgatgttttggtcaattttgaatgctggcggtgctttcactctagtggtagcatgagacggagtgtacaacccacacaagtggctcaggtagtgcagctcatccaggatggcacatcaatgcgagctgtggcaagaaggtttgctgtgtctgtcagcgtagtgtccagagcatggaggcgctaccaggagacaggccagtacatcaggagacgtggaggaggccataggagggcaacaacccagcagcaggaccgctacctccgcctttgtgcaaggaggagcactgccagagccctgcaaaatgacctccagcaggccacaaatgtgcatgtgtctgctcaaacggtcagaaacagactccatgagggtggtatgagggcccgacgtccacaggtgggggttgtgcttacagcccaacaccgtgcaggacgtttggcatttgccagagaagaccaagattggcaaattcgccactggcgccctgtgctcttcacagatgaaagcaggttcacactgagcacgtgacagagtctggagacgccgtggagaacgttctgctgcctgcaacatcctccagcatgaccggtttggcggtgggtcagtcatggtgtggggtggcatttctttgggggggccgcacagccctccatgtgctcgccagaggtagcctgactgccattaggtaccgagatgagatcctcagaccccttgtgagaccatatgctggtgcggttggccctgggttcctcctaatgcaagacaatgctagacctcatgtggctggagtgtgtcagcagttcctgcaagaggaaggcattgatgctatggactggcccgcccgttccccagacctgaatccaattgagcacatctgggacatcatgtctcgctccatccaccaacgccacgttgcaccacagactgtccaggagttggcggatgctttagtccaggtctggaaggagatccctcaggagaccatccgccagctcatcaggagcatgcccaggtgttgtagggaggtcatacaggcacgtggaggccacacacactactgagcctcattttgacttgttttaaggacattacatcaaagttggatctgcctgtagtgtggttttccactttaattttgagtgtgactccaaatccagacctccatgggttgataaattggatttccattgattatttttgtgtgattttgttgtcaacacattcaactatgtaaagaaaaaagtatttaataaggtcatttctttcattcagatctaggatgtgttgtttaagtgttccctttattttttgagcagtatatttttttcttgactttcctaatattaagcaaatattaagcacattgcttatctttacaacaggagtatagcctacctggctggaaTGACAATTAACCACAGGAAAAGCTTCCTCCATTCCCTATTTAAGTGTAgagattacatgtattttttcccctgcccctgttgaGACAatataatggtccattctaaatcaaagcGAATTtcacacacatattatttagtacatgcaaagacaagattaaatcaagaatagtcttatgggtgacaatattagcctcacttgtgaatgatgtccagtttaaggcaagaaacaatgcctttttttaatcatagtcgcacacctcatgtagcctagcccataggcctatatgttttgataaggtttgtatcacaactaaagtggccggatattggtgtggaagaacttaactggtctgcacagagccctgacctcaaccccatcgaacacctttgggatgaattggaaaggcgactccgagccaggcctaatcgcccaacatcagtgcccaacctcactaatgctcttgtggctgaatggaagcaagtccccgcagtaatgtcccaacatctagtggaaagccttcccagaagagtagaggctgttacagcagtaaaagggggaccaactccatacgaATGAGATGTTCATATACTTTTGGCCACGTAGTCAACATTTAGCACTCAATAGCTTTCCAATTGTGAAAATGTTTCGATATTATTTTACGGGGTACAAGCTACTATCAGCTAAATATAGACTGGACTGTGTCATGTTAGCTAAATGGAAACATCCCCCATTTGTGTCCTGTGATATTCAGCACCCGGTGTACTGTGTGAACATGGTCGGGACCCAAAACGCTCACAACCTCATCAGCATCTCTACTGACGGAAAGATGTGTTCTTGGAACCTAGACATGCTGTCTCAACCACAGGTACAACTGCAGTGTGCGTTTGTGTTCTAGGACATTGCGAAGTTAGTGTTTTGGCAGTCTTaatgctgtctgtgtgtgtgtgtgtgtgtgagagatacagGACAGTCTGGAGCTGGTGTTTAAGCAGTCTAAGGCAGTATCAGTGACCTCCATGGCGTTTCCTCTGGGTGATGTCAACAACTTTGTGGTTGGGAGTGAAGATGGATCAGTCTACACCGCCTGCCGCcacgggaggtgtgtgtgtgttcataactTTGCGGACATCACTTTGTGGCCAACACCAATATGTGTGTGGGttctaacagtgtgtgtgtgtctgttacagtAAGGCAGGCATCAGTGATGTGTTTGAGGGACACCACGGTCCAGTCACTGGACTGAGCTGTCACAGTGCCGGGGGTCCTGTGGATTTctcccatctcttcatctctgctTCCTTCGACTGGACCGTTAAGCTGTGGACCACCAAGGTAACACATACATACGCACGTCTTCTTCTGGGAGCCCTCGTAGTAGAGTATGATCTCCCTCCAGGTGTCGTGGGGTCTGGCTGGCCCTGGGTCCGGAGGTGGCTGAGGCAGGTTGATCCGTGATCTGCAGCTTCTGTGGCAGTAATGGTTCGTTCTGTGTCCCGGGCGCTGTTGTTACTGGCACCGGTTACTGTGCTTCGCTGCGACACACTTACCCTTTCTCCCCTTTGTCTCTCTGTAGAGTACCCGTCCTCTGTATTTGTTTGAGGACAGCTGTGATTACGTGTATGATGTCATGTGGTCTCCCACACACCCCGCCCTCTTCGCCTGTGTGGATGGATCAGGACGGCTGGACCTGTGGAACCTCAACAACGACACGGAggtacacacacatttatacgcAACAGTGCAAAACAACAGATATGCATATGAACAATGCAACATTGTGTGTGTCCTAGGTGCCCAGTGCCAGTGTGGTTGTGGATGGGTCTCCTGCTCTGAACCGTGTGCGCTGGGCTCACTCAGGGAGAGAAATCGCTACAGGAGACTCAGACGGGCAGGTGCTGGTCTACGACGTAGGAGAGGTGAGATTCATCCCCGAAGCTcttgatatactgtacatgtcataCCTGTGTGTAACCCATGTGTGTATATTCTCTCGTTTCCACAGCAAATCTGTGTGCCCAAGGCAGATGAGTGGACCCGTTTCGTGCGCACGCTCGTGGAGATCAACGAGAACCGAGACGAAGGAGACGAGCTCGCCGCGCAGCGCCTACTCGCCTGATCACCATGGCTACTTTGGGGACCACGCCCCTCTTGCTTCCAAATCCTCCCTCTGGTTGGAGCAGGTGTGATGTCTATCCCTCAGGGTTgtagaatgtcagtgttctgtccaCAGCTCCTCCAACTCAAGTGCTTTTCTAAATATGCAAAACGTACCTTTTCCAGACGTATGTATGTTCCCTATGGGCTGACGATGTGTGTTTAACTGATGGTGAAGAACAGAAAAAGATCACCCATGCTATGCACATTCCAACCTTCATAGACAAGGACAGCCATGTCCTCAGGTTTTAGCAACAATTTTATTTATCCATGCTTTTATAAATCACATTCGGTTGCACATATTTTAAACATCACATTTATGCAGATAGCGTTACTAATATCCCTTAAACCTTAATTTAAAAAGCCTTTTTTTCCCTCTCCCAACTAAAAATATTCTCCACAGCAAGTTATGAACCAAAGTTAACTTTTTCTTTGAAAATGTAATGTACCTGTAGGGGTCTTAATAGAAAAACAGTTTTGGTCTCCTTCCTGAAAGCATGAATAATGAAGTCTTCCCTCATACGAAGATGTGGACCCAAGCAGAGCCATAGATACAGTACAGTGcctccggaaagtattcagaccccttgactttatccacattttgatacgttacagcattattctaaaatgtattaaataaataccaatcctcagcaatctacacacaaccaaaaacaggtttagatatttttgcaaaaataaaacagaaataccttaattacattagtattcagaccctttcttatgagactcgaaattgagctcaggttcatcctgtttccattgatcatccttgagctgtttctacaacttgattggagtccacctgtggtacatttaattgattggacatgatttggaaaggcgcacgtgtctatataaggtcccatagttgacagtgcatgtcagagcaaaaaccaagccatgaggtcgaaggaattgtccgtagagcgccgagacaggattgtgtcaaggcacagatctgggaaagggtacaaaaaaaaaatgtctgcagcattgaaggtccccaagaacacagtggcctccgtcattcttaaatggaagtttggaaccaccaagactcttcctagagctggccgcccggccaaactgagcaatcggggggagcagattctctggtctgataaaaccaagattgaactctttggcctgaatgccaagcaccacgtctggagaaaacctggcaacatccctacggtgaagcatggtggcagcatcatcctgttgggatgtttttcagtgacagggatactagtcaggatcgagggaaagattaactgagcaaagtacaaagagatccttgatgaaaacctgctccagagcactcagggaCCTCAGccaggggcgaaggttcaccatccaacaggacaacaaccctaagctcacagccaagacaacgcagaagtggcttcgggacaagtctctgaatgtccttgactggaccagccagagcccagacttgaacatctctggagagacctgaaaatagctgtgcagcaatgctccccatccaacctgacagagcttgagtggatctgcagagaaaaatggaagAAACTCAGaatacagatgtgccaaacttgtagcgtcatacaatACTTGatgctataatcgctgccaaaggtgcttcgggacaagtctctgtaaagggtctgaatacttattacatttacatatttccattaataaatttgctaaaatttctacattcgtttttgctttgtcattatggggtattgtgtgtagattgagggggggggacaatttaatcgattttagaataaggctataacataagGGGCCAGAACACTGCCAAACTctccatgtacagtgccttcggaaactaTCCTCCATGTTGGCACCGAAGGCACCACATTCCAACAAGACTTTTGTCAGAACATTGTCCATTATAATTCTCTGTTGGAGTTTACCAAACTCTGTATAGATATGGTGTGTATCTAATTACATTTTATGATAGAAAAATGGGTTACATTTTATCTGTATGACAAAGTGACCAAGTCTAGTTTTCCACCAAAACTATTGGTTAGATTTTGCTTGGCCATTTTTGCTGTTCATTCTccttgaaatacatttttttcaggTGTGAAATTAAactaaaatgatttatttcaataaAATACACCGAATGAATTTAAGTTACCTAATCCTTTGCCCATGATTCTCCTCAATAAACAGTTTGAAAAGGTCTGTACATCAGTAAGAGTGATTCTCAAGAGACGAAGGCTCAACGTCAATCTAACGTAACTCCAACATTAGTCACGTTGCTTTTGAACGTTACTGAAACGTTTCGCTATCATGGGGTTGCTCTAATATTACCATAACATTGTTCTCCAATGTTACATTAATATTGCTCTAACATCAGTAATAATGTTCCTCTCCAGCTGTGTCACGTCTCTGTACAGCAGATCTACAATATGTACAGTAACTTCCTGTGCAAGGCCCACTCAGAGTAAAGCCTTACACATGCCCTCCAATCAAATATCTCCCACACACTGCCCAATCATagtagcccccccccaaaattatcagatagatagatagataaatagatatAAATAtataagagagagcgagagagagatactttCAAACCACTGG is part of the Salmo trutta chromosome 31, fSalTru1.1, whole genome shotgun sequence genome and encodes:
- the LOC115169441 gene encoding cytoplasmic dynein 1 intermediate chain 2-like isoform X1 encodes the protein MADKQDKSELKAELERKKQRLAQIREEKKRKEEEKNKKKDGSDSKREGEGGGVGAADDSSDLEKKRREAEALLQSMGITPDIPNTKSVGSESGSQDSGDGNSRRGFRLGMAKVTQVDFPPKQMVSYSKETQTPADTQTHTQDKPAEEEEEEEEEMVDPKPAEDSKEEKADEEEKQEEVPPKELTEEEKMHLLNSEEFMTFFDRGSRIVERALSERVDVCFDYSGRDLEDKEGEMQAGAKMSLSRVFSDERWSKNRVVTCLDWSPQYPELLVASYNNNEDAPHEPDGVALVWNMKYKKTTPEYTFHCQSPVMSAAFARFHPNLIVGGTYSGQIVLWDNRSNKRTSVQRTPLSASAHTHPVYCVNMVGTQNAHNLISISTDGKMCSWNLDMLSQPQDSLELVFKQSKAVSVTSMAFPLGDVNNFVVGSEDGSVYTACRHGSKAGISDVFEGHHGPVTGLSCHSAGGPVDFSHLFISASFDWTVKLWTTKSTRPLYLFEDSCDYVYDVMWSPTHPALFACVDGSGRLDLWNLNNDTEVPSASVVVDGSPALNRVRWAHSGREIATGDSDGQVLVYDVGEQICVPKADEWTRFVRTLVEINENRDEGDELAAQRLLA
- the LOC115169441 gene encoding cytoplasmic dynein 1 intermediate chain 2-like isoform X2, which encodes MADKQDKSELKAELERKKQRLAQIREEKKRKEEEKNKKKDGSDSKREGEGGGVGAADDSSDLEKKRREAEALLQSMGITPDIPNTKSVGSESGSQDSGDGNSRRGFRLGMAKVTQVDFPPKQMVSYSKETQTPADTQTHTQDKPEEEEEEEEEMVDPKPAEDSKEEKADEEEKQEEVPPKELTEEEKMHLLNSEEFMTFFDRGSRIVERALSERVDVCFDYSGRDLEDKEGEMQAGAKMSLSRVFSDERWSKNRVVTCLDWSPQYPELLVASYNNNEDAPHEPDGVALVWNMKYKKTTPEYTFHCQSPVMSAAFARFHPNLIVGGTYSGQIVLWDNRSNKRTSVQRTPLSASAHTHPVYCVNMVGTQNAHNLISISTDGKMCSWNLDMLSQPQDSLELVFKQSKAVSVTSMAFPLGDVNNFVVGSEDGSVYTACRHGSKAGISDVFEGHHGPVTGLSCHSAGGPVDFSHLFISASFDWTVKLWTTKSTRPLYLFEDSCDYVYDVMWSPTHPALFACVDGSGRLDLWNLNNDTEVPSASVVVDGSPALNRVRWAHSGREIATGDSDGQVLVYDVGEQICVPKADEWTRFVRTLVEINENRDEGDELAAQRLLA